In the Brassica napus cultivar Da-Ae chromosome A7, Da-Ae, whole genome shotgun sequence genome, one interval contains:
- the LOC106354825 gene encoding GTP-binding protein 4 isoform X1: MKLASSLLFPNQWRLLASPPQLYLPAFIFSTASSTPKSPTFWSPTLRQCRNLQTAVSPLVTSSYLPTSYITQKQIETPTSPEKKGPPMQESLGAFQKLPMVMPSIDLYSSALRKSKRVQPTKGIANIAKRERNRGAKQLDALMKELALPLKGYMESFPRRRLLHPYERSLIELTLGDGNYEEVLGKVDALRKKVQSVGKEHASLCAKALSKREAEDRLSEGVEKLELVFQQQGIAVDELLSIAKVLRAMPVVDLEMPTLCLVGAPNVGKSSLVRILSTGKPEICNYPFTTRGILMGHVILNYQRFQVTDTPGLLRRCDEDRNNLEKLTLAVLTHLPTAVLYVHDLTGECGTSPSDQFRIYKEIKERFEDYLWIDVVSKCDLLGGGSPVIYAKEDISNDEAEIIRYRETGPDGSIHVSVKTEQGLSELKSRVKEVLSSEMEKIKSEVRVDPTVASS, encoded by the exons ATGAAATTGGCGTCGAGCTTGTTGTTTCCGAATCAATGGCGTCTCTTAGCATCACCACCGCAGCTTTATCTACCAGCTTTCATTTTTTCCACAG CCTCCTCCACTCCAAAGTCTCCCACTTTCTGGTCTCCAACCTTGCGTCAATGTCGGAATCTTCAGACAGCTGTTTCTCCACTCGTCACTTCAAGCTACTTGCCCACTTCCTACATCACTCAGAAGCAGATTGAAACCCCTACCTCCCCG GAAAAAAAAGGGCCACCAATGCAGGAAAGTTTGGGAGCTTTTCAAAAACTCCCCATGGTGATGCCATCTATTGATTTGTATTCTTCTGCTCTCAGGAAGTCCAAAAGAGTCCAACCTACTAAAG GCATTGCTAATATTGCAAAGCGAGAAAGGAATAGAGGTGCTAAACAGCTTGATGCACTCATGAAA GAACTGGCTCTACCTTTAAAAGGATATATGGAAAGTTTTCCACGGAGGAGACTCTTGCATCCATATGAGCGGTCTCTTATTGAGTTGACTCTTGGTGATGGAAACTACGAGGAG GTGTTAGGAAAAGTTGATGCTCTGAGGAAGAAGGTACAATCTGTTGGAAAGGAACATGCTTCCCTCTGTGCTAAG GCATTGTCAAAGCGAGAAGCAGAGGACCGGTTGAGCGAAGGTGTGGAGAAGCTTGAACTGGTTTTCCAGCAACAAGGAATAGCTGTTGATGAATTGTTAAGCATAGCAAAG GTTTTGAGGGCTATGCCAGTTGTTGATTTGGAAATGCCAACTCTTTGCCTGGTTGGGGCACCAAACGTTGGCAAGTCATCTTTAGTGCGCATTCTTTCAACAGGGAAGCCTGAG ATTTGCAATTATCCTTTCACCACCAGAGGAATCCTCATGGGTCACGTCATTTTGAACTACCAACGATTTCAG GTGACAGACACCCCTGGGCTTCTCAGGAGATGTGATG AGGATAGGAATAATCTAGAGAAGCTAACTCTTGCTGTACTCACTCATCTTCCAACCGCGGTTCTATATGTTCATGATTTAACTGGTGAATGTGGGACTTCTCCTTCTGATCAG TTTcgaatttataaagaaataaaagaaaggtTTGAGGATTACCTGTGGATTGATGTTGTGTCCAAATGCGATCTGCTGGGAGGCGGCTCTCCGGTGATTTACGCCAAAGAAGATATAAGTAATGATGAAGCAGAAATCATTAGGTACAGGGAAACAGGACCTGATGGATCCATTCATGTCTCAGTGAAAACAGAACAAGGTCTCAGTGAG CTAAAGAGCAGAGTGAAGGAAGTACTGAGTAGTGAGATGGAGAAGATCAAAAGTGAAGTGAGAGTTGATCCAACTGTTGCTAGTTCTTAG
- the LOC106354825 gene encoding GTP-binding protein 4 isoform X3, which produces MASLSITTAALSTSFHFFHSLRQCRNLQTAVSPLVTSSYLPTSYITQKQIETPTSPEKKGPPMQESLGAFQKLPMVMPSIDLYSSALRKSKRVQPTKGIANIAKRERNRGAKQLDALMKELALPLKGYMESFPRRRLLHPYERSLIELTLGDGNYEEVLGKVDALRKKVQSVGKEHASLCAKALSKREAEDRLSEGVEKLELVFQQQGIAVDELLSIAKVLRAMPVVDLEMPTLCLVGAPNVGKSSLVRILSTGKPEICNYPFTTRGILMGHVILNYQRFQVTDTPGLLRRCDEDRNNLEKLTLAVLTHLPTAVLYVHDLTGECGTSPSDQFRIYKEIKERFEDYLWIDVVSKCDLLGGGSPVIYAKEDISNDEAEIIRYRETGPDGSIHVSVKTEQGLSELKSRVKEVLSSEMEKIKSEVRVDPTVASS; this is translated from the exons ATGGCGTCTCTTAGCATCACCACCGCAGCTTTATCTACCAGCTTTCATTTTTTCCACAG CTTGCGTCAATGTCGGAATCTTCAGACAGCTGTTTCTCCACTCGTCACTTCAAGCTACTTGCCCACTTCCTACATCACTCAGAAGCAGATTGAAACCCCTACCTCCCCG GAAAAAAAAGGGCCACCAATGCAGGAAAGTTTGGGAGCTTTTCAAAAACTCCCCATGGTGATGCCATCTATTGATTTGTATTCTTCTGCTCTCAGGAAGTCCAAAAGAGTCCAACCTACTAAAG GCATTGCTAATATTGCAAAGCGAGAAAGGAATAGAGGTGCTAAACAGCTTGATGCACTCATGAAA GAACTGGCTCTACCTTTAAAAGGATATATGGAAAGTTTTCCACGGAGGAGACTCTTGCATCCATATGAGCGGTCTCTTATTGAGTTGACTCTTGGTGATGGAAACTACGAGGAG GTGTTAGGAAAAGTTGATGCTCTGAGGAAGAAGGTACAATCTGTTGGAAAGGAACATGCTTCCCTCTGTGCTAAG GCATTGTCAAAGCGAGAAGCAGAGGACCGGTTGAGCGAAGGTGTGGAGAAGCTTGAACTGGTTTTCCAGCAACAAGGAATAGCTGTTGATGAATTGTTAAGCATAGCAAAG GTTTTGAGGGCTATGCCAGTTGTTGATTTGGAAATGCCAACTCTTTGCCTGGTTGGGGCACCAAACGTTGGCAAGTCATCTTTAGTGCGCATTCTTTCAACAGGGAAGCCTGAG ATTTGCAATTATCCTTTCACCACCAGAGGAATCCTCATGGGTCACGTCATTTTGAACTACCAACGATTTCAG GTGACAGACACCCCTGGGCTTCTCAGGAGATGTGATG AGGATAGGAATAATCTAGAGAAGCTAACTCTTGCTGTACTCACTCATCTTCCAACCGCGGTTCTATATGTTCATGATTTAACTGGTGAATGTGGGACTTCTCCTTCTGATCAG TTTcgaatttataaagaaataaaagaaaggtTTGAGGATTACCTGTGGATTGATGTTGTGTCCAAATGCGATCTGCTGGGAGGCGGCTCTCCGGTGATTTACGCCAAAGAAGATATAAGTAATGATGAAGCAGAAATCATTAGGTACAGGGAAACAGGACCTGATGGATCCATTCATGTCTCAGTGAAAACAGAACAAGGTCTCAGTGAG CTAAAGAGCAGAGTGAAGGAAGTACTGAGTAGTGAGATGGAGAAGATCAAAAGTGAAGTGAGAGTTGATCCAACTGTTGCTAGTTCTTAG
- the LOC106354825 gene encoding GTP-binding protein 4 isoform X2, with protein sequence MQESLGAFQKLPMVMPSIDLYSSALRKSKRVQPTKGIANIAKRERNRGAKQLDALMKELALPLKGYMESFPRRRLLHPYERSLIELTLGDGNYEEVLGKVDALRKKVQSVGKEHASLCAKALSKREAEDRLSEGVEKLELVFQQQGIAVDELLSIAKVLRAMPVVDLEMPTLCLVGAPNVGKSSLVRILSTGKPEICNYPFTTRGILMGHVILNYQRFQVTDTPGLLRRCDEDRNNLEKLTLAVLTHLPTAVLYVHDLTGECGTSPSDQFRIYKEIKERFEDYLWIDVVSKCDLLGGGSPVIYAKEDISNDEAEIIRYRETGPDGSIHVSVKTEQGLSELKSRVKEVLSSEMEKIKSEVRVDPTVASS encoded by the exons ATGCAGGAAAGTTTGGGAGCTTTTCAAAAACTCCCCATGGTGATGCCATCTATTGATTTGTATTCTTCTGCTCTCAGGAAGTCCAAAAGAGTCCAACCTACTAAAG GCATTGCTAATATTGCAAAGCGAGAAAGGAATAGAGGTGCTAAACAGCTTGATGCACTCATGAAA GAACTGGCTCTACCTTTAAAAGGATATATGGAAAGTTTTCCACGGAGGAGACTCTTGCATCCATATGAGCGGTCTCTTATTGAGTTGACTCTTGGTGATGGAAACTACGAGGAG GTGTTAGGAAAAGTTGATGCTCTGAGGAAGAAGGTACAATCTGTTGGAAAGGAACATGCTTCCCTCTGTGCTAAG GCATTGTCAAAGCGAGAAGCAGAGGACCGGTTGAGCGAAGGTGTGGAGAAGCTTGAACTGGTTTTCCAGCAACAAGGAATAGCTGTTGATGAATTGTTAAGCATAGCAAAG GTTTTGAGGGCTATGCCAGTTGTTGATTTGGAAATGCCAACTCTTTGCCTGGTTGGGGCACCAAACGTTGGCAAGTCATCTTTAGTGCGCATTCTTTCAACAGGGAAGCCTGAG ATTTGCAATTATCCTTTCACCACCAGAGGAATCCTCATGGGTCACGTCATTTTGAACTACCAACGATTTCAG GTGACAGACACCCCTGGGCTTCTCAGGAGATGTGATG AGGATAGGAATAATCTAGAGAAGCTAACTCTTGCTGTACTCACTCATCTTCCAACCGCGGTTCTATATGTTCATGATTTAACTGGTGAATGTGGGACTTCTCCTTCTGATCAG TTTcgaatttataaagaaataaaagaaaggtTTGAGGATTACCTGTGGATTGATGTTGTGTCCAAATGCGATCTGCTGGGAGGCGGCTCTCCGGTGATTTACGCCAAAGAAGATATAAGTAATGATGAAGCAGAAATCATTAGGTACAGGGAAACAGGACCTGATGGATCCATTCATGTCTCAGTGAAAACAGAACAAGGTCTCAGTGAG CTAAAGAGCAGAGTGAAGGAAGTACTGAGTAGTGAGATGGAGAAGATCAAAAGTGAAGTGAGAGTTGATCCAACTGTTGCTAGTTCTTAG